One Mya arenaria isolate MELC-2E11 chromosome 5, ASM2691426v1 genomic window carries:
- the LOC128234512 gene encoding uncharacterized protein LOC128234512 has protein sequence MMTIAVVDICFGQMLDVFHRRCQKDLSGTPTDEHPTLQRLLRASYKTRYVSKNAVNYNDPGGYRIRVDATTHVRDHALDTGAEIIHRMTSHMSSATFNRLASHATVGVFTSWEHITIFTEYYSVDNPAGCCEQDYTCCAGQCRTSCTFDGRKFFKLAGAGGQRTGILDDNILCNSADPYYGKSNILVHEFAHTIDKYRSEKTNFSIILQFITNAFNAAKGTHVSAPGQYAMQTEEE, from the exons atgatgaCCATTGCtgttgttgatatttgttttgggCAGATGTTGGATGTATTCCACCGCCGGTGCCAGAAAGACTTGAGTGGGACCCC GACAGACGAACATCCTACCCTACAACGGCTGTTACGTGCCTCCTACAAGACCCGGTATGTGAGCAAGAATGCCGTCAACTATAACGACCCTGGGGGCTACAGGATCAGGGTAGATGCCACAACCCATGTCAGAGACCATGCCCTAGATACG GGCGCTGAGATAATCCATCGTATGACGAGTCACATGTCGAGCGCCACATTCAACCGCCTAGCCTCCCATGCTACTGTCGGTGTTTTCACATCCTGGGAGCATATAACTATCTTCACCGAGTATTACAGCGTCGACAACCCGGCCGGATGCTGTGAACAAGACTATACGT GTTGTGCAGGGCAGTGCAGGACGTCCTGTACGTTTGACGGCCGTAAGTTCTTCAAACTGGCTGGAGCCGGGGGCCAGCGGACCGGGATCCTTGATGACAACATTCTGTGTAACAGCGCGGATCCTTACTACGGCAAATCTAATATTCTCGTCCACGAGTTTGCTCACACGATTGATAAATATAGATCAGAGAAAACTAATTTTTCAATTATCCTCCAGTTT ATAACAAACGCGTTTAACGCCGCTAAGGGAACCCATGTCTCTGCTCCAGGACAATACGCCATGCAGACGGAAGAGGAGTAG
- the LOC128234510 gene encoding uncharacterized protein LOC128234510: MLPQWIIKRVQFGVRLTALFGYICAAMNHYGTISVVGPAFVNREVTLKATPFYPWGCDIEWKFIIEGGTQFQTMDGPKVIRYSENGSFFLKWKASIEYNRSYFYAGCSKNPSIRSRLLSLNVKEILGECGALVILSPVVRGADVKLGYFPSDYSIQKTRKWKTNIQDIELREHSYEEEIVSEYLYVLTIFNFEDRDEGTYLLCCNSEGHTDSVQLHIQEPPSYPVLGPKAVDFKTTECIYVYGDSDIYCQTENGTEPVQVALLLGQDSFFLADSEQNNGFYLFRNVHQQMAGLSRRNVTCQVSNAAIEKPFEVHGIVCNVEKGSLPVLTVEFFDGESSTIICEVRNAIPAPAIVIHIGNVLLSDVQQTDLFNGSSHTYTSTAKVTTTNKLWNGKEVCCTRKAIDMGIADHSICKNIKCGPTLYLNTTSPVDLYPNITVIVKCLVACNTIGKWTLRWEEENNTEIKTCTNTEECLLTLNYTGESEKTYICRAWKSVELLSISLTVLNTLPEEATTNPALVVSPKWHIPVLYAVSGTVIGVLATTFTVLLYRRCKRHVYEALIRLRRPTARERSIHVYDDVQSNIETTALHNLTRLSASETGNKHESPLLDIEGNIGNVNPYDYVDTQPGLSDRRTNAPEANYIHAI; encoded by the exons ATGCTACCACAATGGATAATAAAGAGAGTTCAATTTGGCGTGCGATTAACTG CTCTGTTTGGGTATATCTGTGCAGCCATGAACCACTACGGAACCATATCAGTAGTAGGGCCAGCGTTTGTGAACAGGGAAGTAACACTGAAAGCGACACCCTTCTACCCTTGGGGGTGTGACATAGAATGGAAATTCATAATAGAAGGCGGCacacaatttcaaacaatggATGGGCCAAAGGTTATCAGATATTCGGAGAATGGGTCCTTCTTTTTGAAATGGAAAGCTTCTATTGAATATAACAGATCTTATTTTTACGCCGGATGTTCAAAGAACCCATCCATACGATCACgcttattatctttaaatgtgaAAG AAATTCTTGGCGAATGTGGAGCCCTGGTGATACTAAGCCCGGTTGTTCGCGGCGCAGACGTAAAACTTGGATATTTTCCGTCTGACTATTCTATACAGAAAACACGAAAATGGAAGACAAATATCCAGGACATAGAGCTACGAGAACATTCTTACGAAGAGGAAATAGTTTCTGAATATTTGTACGTACTGACTATATTTAACTTTGAAGACAGAGATGAAGGAACGTATCTTTTATGTTGCAATTCAGAAGGACACACGGATTCTGTGCAGCTTCATATTCAAG aaccaCCAAGTTACCCAGTCCTCGGTCCAAAGGCCGTTGACTTTAAAACAAcagaatgtatttatgtttatggagATTCCGACATATATTGCCAGACTGAAAATGGAACAGAACCTGTACAAGTGGCACTTTTACTGGGACAGGATTCATTTTTTCTTGCTGATAGCGAACAAAACAATGGGTTTTACCTATTCAGAAACGTTCATCAACAAATGGCTGGACTGTCTCGACGGAATGTAACATGTCAGGTTTCAAATGCAGCCATTGAAAAACCATTCGAAGTACACGGCATTGTATGTAACGTTG AGAAAGGTAGCCTACCCGTTCTAACAGTTGAATTTTTTGATGGTGAAAGCTCGACAATAATCTGTGAAGTGCGCAATGCTATCCCAGCTCCGGCAATAGTTATACATATCGGCAATGTTTTGCTATCTGATGTTCAacaaactgatttatttaatgGATCTTCTCATACTTATACAAGCACAGCTAAGGTGACAACGACTAACAAACTGTGGAATGGAAAAGAAGTGTGTTGCACCAGGAAAGCTATTGACATGGGAATAGCAGATCATTCCATATGCAAAAACATCAAAT GTGGTCCGACTCTGTATTTGAACACGACATCACCTGTTGATTTATATCCGAATATTACAGTGATCGTCAAATGCCTTGTTGCCTGCAATACTATAGGGAAATGGACACTTCGATGGGAAGAAGAaaataacactgaaataaaGACTTGCACAAACACAGAGGAATGCCTATTAACACTGAATTATACGGGAGAGAGCGAAAAGACATATATTTGCAGGGCATGGAAATCGGTGGAGCTTCTGAGTATTTCATTGACAGTTTTAAACACATTGCCAGAGG AAGCAACCACCAACCCTGCACTAGTTGTTTCCCCAAAATGGCATATACCGGTCCTTTACGCCGTATCGGGAACAGTTATAGGTGTACTTGCAACAACGTTCACCGTGCTTCTATATAGGCGATGCAAACGTCATG TTTATGAAGCGCTTATACGCCTAAGGAGACCTACAGCAAGAGAGCGaagtatacatgtgtatgatgATGTTCAGTCTAATATAGAGACTACTGCTCTGCACAATCTG ACAAGATTGTCTGCAAGTGAAACCGGGAACAAACATGAGTCACCCCTTTTGGATATAGAAGGAAACATAGGAAATGTAAACCCTTACGACTATGTGGATACCCAACCCGGCCTAAGTGATCGTCGGACAAACGCACCGGAAGCAAATTATATTCATGCTATATAA
- the LOC128236232 gene encoding uncharacterized protein LOC128236232, with product MVSEYLYILALFNFEETDEGTYTLSCSQGGNTESMQLHIQEPPSYPVIGPKSADFNTTGCIYVYQGSDLYCKTENGTEPIQVELLFGHDLFIFAESKWNKGVYRFQNFSQQMDGLSRRNVTCLVSNAATVTPYEVHGILCNEEKGSLPVLTVPEFLFGESSSPICEVRNAVPAPAIELRIGEILLANVEQIDLFNGSSHTFTSTATTTKTNKLWNGKHMCCTRKSKYDFGIKTVAVCKTINMKFPPTGISMSVNKTHDYNNNIFACLLHVSCETNESDPPCTIEWSSDNNNLRYIQRNNWSNGDSGGYRSFSNVLYKMTKDMAGGTITCSTRCDHFSSHFNVNDTVSFTGDPTLNLNTTSPINLYPNTTVTVKCFVDDCNIKGQWTFRWGTENKTEIKTCKQTEECLLTLNYTGDEVMTYLCSAWKFEELLRNSLTVLNSLTEGCLTLYLNATSPVDIHPNMKLIVKCFVEDCHVTEQWTFRWEDENKTEIKTCKQTEECLFTLNYTEDEEMTYICIAWKSDELLSISLTVLNTITEEAATNPELDVTQHWYMNMPVIFVVSGTSVVFTLATLTGLLCRRCKHHGNCAVYETLLRRRKTAGKDRSAHVYGDVQANLEITALHNLRGVSARAIENKDAPPLLDMEENKVRSNENVNHYDYVDTPSADRDRQTNAPDANYVHAI from the exons ATGGTTTCtgaatatttgtacatattggCATTATTTAACTTCGAAGAAACAGATGAAGGAACATATACTTTAAGTTGCAGTCAAGGTGGCAACACGGAATCTATGCAGCTTCATATTCAAG agcCACCAAGTTATCCAGTTATCGGTCCAAAATCGGCTGACTTTAATACAACAGGatgcatatatgtttatcaGGGCTCCGACTTGTATTGCAAAACTGAAAATGGAACAGAACCTATACAAGTAGAACTTTTATTTGgccatgatttatttatttttgctgaAAGCAAATGGAACAAAGGAGTGTACCGTTTCCAAAACTTTTCTCAACAAATGGATGGACTGTCGAGACGGAATGTGACATGCCTAGTTTCAAATGCAGCCACTGTAACGCCATACGAAGTACACGGCATTCTATGTAACGAAG AGAAAGGAAGCCTGCCCGTACTTACTGTTCCTGAATTTCTTTTTGGAGAAAGCTCTTCACCAATATGTGAAGTGCGCAATGCTGTCCCTGCTCCGGCAATAGAACTACGCATTGGCGAAATTTTGCTAGCAAATGTTGAACAAATCGATTTATTTAATGGATCTTCTCATACGTTTACTAGCACAGCAACGACGACAAAGACTAACAAACTATGGAATGGAAAACATATGTGCTGCACCAGGAAAAGCAAATACGATTTTGGTATTAAAACTGTTGCAGTATGCAAAACgattaatatgaaat TTCCCCCTACTGGCATTTCGATGTCCGTAAACAAAACACATgactacaacaacaatatttttgcatgtttattACATGTGTCTTGTGAAACAAATGAATCAGATCCACCTTGCACGATTGAATGGTCAAGCGACAACAATAATTTGAGATACATTCAGAGAAACAACTGGTCGAATGGTGACAGTGGGGGTTACCGTTCTTTTTCCAACGTActttacaaaatgacaaaagaCATGGCTGGGGGAACAATAACATGTTCCACAAGATGCGATCATTTCTCATCTCATTTCAATGTAAATGACACAGTGTCTTTTACAG GTGACCCGACATTGAATTTGAACACGACATCACCTATTAACTTATATCCGAATACTACAGTGACAgtcaaatgttttgttgatgATTGCAATATAAAAGGGCAATGGACGTTTCGGTGGGGAACTGAAAATAAGACTGAAATAAAGACTTGTAAACAAACAGAGGAATGCCTTTTGACACTGAATTATACGGGAGATGAAGTGATGACATACCTTTGCAGCGCATGGAAATTCGAAGAGCTTCTTAGAAACTCCCTGACAGTTTTAAACTCATTGACAGAGG GTTGTCTGACTCTGTATTTGAACGCGACATCACCTGTTGATATACATCCAAATATGAAGTTGATCgtcaaatgttttgttgaagaCTGCCATGTAACAGAGCAATGGACGTTTCGATGggaagatgaaaataaaactgaaataaagacTTGTAAACAAACAGAGGAATGCCTGTTTACACTGAATTATACGGAAGATGAAGAAATGACATACATTTGCATCGCATGGAAATCAGACGAGCTTCTTAGCATTTCATTGAcagttttaaacacaataacaGAAG AAGCAGCAACCAACCCTGAACTAGATGTTACCCAACACTGGTACATGAATATGCCGGTCATTTTCGTCGTATCAGGGACATCTGTAGTTTTTACACTAGCAACGTTAACCGGACTTCTATGTAGGCGATGTAAACATCATGGTAATTGTGCAG TTTATGAAACGCTTCTACGTCGAAGAAAAACTGCAGGCAAAGATCGAAGTGCACATGTGTACGGTGATGTCCAGGCTAATTTAGAGATAACTGCGCTTCACAATCTA agAGGAGTATCTGCACGAGCCATCGAGAACAAAGACGCACCACCACTATTGGACATGGAAGAAAACAAAGTCCGTTCAAACGAGAATGTCAACCACTACGATTATGTTGATACCCCATCCGCCGACAGAGACCGTCAAACAAACGCACCGGATGCAAATTATGTCCATGCAATATAA